The following are from one region of the Salmo trutta chromosome 20, fSalTru1.1, whole genome shotgun sequence genome:
- the LOC115156356 gene encoding 36.4 kDa proline-rich protein-like translates to MRLSHPGLDENSPPCPSPVPPLVLPCPSPGSPLVLPCPSPGSPLVLPCPSPGSPLVLPCPSPGSPLVLPCPSPGSPLSLPWFSPGSPLVLRWFSPVPPLVLPCPSPGSPLVLPWFSPVPPLVLPWFSPVPPLVLPWFSPGSPLVLPCPSPGSPLVLPWFSPVPPLVLPWFSPGSPLVLRGTSSHVTSHTCYTRAGRNTTLSPKPYPGTASKSVSVDI, encoded by the coding sequence ATGAGGTTGTCCCATCCTGGGCTTGATGAGAACTCTCCGCCCTGtccctcccctgtccctcccctggttctcccctgtccctcccctgGTTCTCCCCTGGttctcccctgtccctcccctgGTTCTCCCCTGGttctcccctgtccctcccctgGTTCTCCCCTGGttctcccctgtccctcccctgGTTCTCCTCTGGttctcccctgtccctcccctggttctcccctgtccctcccctgGTTCTCCCCTGGTTCTCCCCTGGTTCTCCGCTGGTTCTCCCCTGTCCCTCCGCTGGttctcccctgtccctcccctgGTTCTCCCCTGGTTCTCCCCTGGttctcccctgtccctcccctgGTTCTCCCCTGGttctcccctgtccctcccctgGTTCTCCCCTGGTTCTCCCCTGGTTCTCCCCTGGttctcccctgtccctcccctgGTTCTCCCCTGGTTCTCCCCTGGttctcccctgtccctcccctgGTTCTCCCCTGGTTCTCCCCTGGTTCTCCCCTGGTTCTTAGGGGCACGTCGTCACACGTCACGTCTCACACCTGCTACACCAGGGCGGGTAGGAACACTACCCTATCCCCCAAGCCCTACCCTGGGACAGCAAGTAAATCAGTCAGTGTAGACATTTAA